A window of Vidua chalybeata isolate OUT-0048 chromosome 27, bVidCha1 merged haplotype, whole genome shotgun sequence contains these coding sequences:
- the LOC128800509 gene encoding thaicobrin-like, with the protein MLASRMETEESETLIDEVEEMSGRADVTLDPDTANPFLILASDQRGVGRGDEWTLLPNNPERFDTEPCVLGKQGFAAGRHCWEVEVAEAGDWWAVGVAQESVRRKGVLNFTPQEGIWSVGQWFGQYHAFSDPDWTPLHLTCLPRAIQVCLDFTDKEVTFADAESEAPIFAFCLASCAGERLRPWLWVGMDSWLKLCP; encoded by the exons ATGCTGGCATCCAGGATGGAGACAGAAGAAAGTGAGACCCTGATTGATGAGGTGGAGGAGATGAGTGGAAGAG ctgacGTGACTCTGGACCCAGACACCGCCAACCCCTTTCTCATTCTGGCCAGTGACCAGCGAGGGGTGGGACGGGGGGACGAGTGGACCTTGCTGCCCAACAACCCTGAGCGGTTTGACACGGAGCCGTGTGTGCTGGGCAAACAGGGCTTTGCTGCGGGGAGACACTGCTGGGAGGTGGAGGTGGCCGAGGCAGGGGACTGGTGGGCAGTGGGAGTGGCCCAGGAGTCTGTCAGGAGAAAGGGGGTCCTCAACTTTACACCCCAGGAGGGGATCTGGTCTGTGGGGCAGTGGTTTGGACAGTACCATGCTTTCAGTGATCCTGACTGGACCCCACTGCACCTTACCTGCCTCCCCAGGGCCATCCAGGTCTGCCTGGACTTCACAGACAAGGAGGTGACTTTTGCTGATGCTGAGAGTGAAGCCCCAATCTTTGCTTTCTGCCTGGCCTCatgtgctggggagaggctgcGCCCGTGGCTCTGGGTGGGGATGGACTCGTGGCTCAAGCTGTGCCCCTga